A single Lactuca sativa cultivar Salinas chromosome 8, Lsat_Salinas_v11, whole genome shotgun sequence DNA region contains:
- the LOC111914277 gene encoding protein PSK SIMULATOR 2, with protein sequence MGGVCTGGTLKRSVAAEYGGDKGILGFSGKLKSATSFSRQTKKNDYDDSGLYSSYSHHDNDDDDDDDVYHRRITPYDSGELMFSISRELKPSTPARVGAIKAPHVSTFLGKAGSVGLEVLDTLGSSMINLNANSGFVSNMASRGNKVSILAFEVANTIVKGSNLMQSLSQENIKTLKKEILHSEGVQLLVSTDSKELLRIAASDKREELDVFSREVVRFGDMCKDPQWHNLGRFFSRLDTDLLTNQQLREEAEITMQELTNLAQYTSELYHEYHALGRFEQDYRRKLEEVEALNLPRKGESLSILHSDVKHQRKLVRSLKKKSLWSKSLEEIVEKLVDVVTYIHQAIVEAFDENAPSSTINDKEAHKKPETLGVAGLSLHYANLITQMDNIASRPISLPPNIRDNLYNGLPTNVKTALRSRLQALDSKEGMTMPQIKAEMEKTLQWLVPVATDTTKAHQGFGWVGEWANTCNEFGKKTTGGNNVIRLQTLYHADKQKMDRYILELIIWLHRLISLVRFRDKVPKYVPARSPPPPSNNGVVVDPSRLKGNGKVQRVQISLEDRNLLEEVMKRRMLVPGISKSQEFVMVKKKRLKGFASRSSRSMGSSPRRELGYTNADMLDVLDGLGTSF encoded by the exons ATGGGAGGGGTTTGTACTGGTGGAACGTTGAAGCGGAGCGTAGCGGCCGAGTATGGCGGTGATAAGGGGATTTTGGGGTTTTCAGGGAAGTTGAAATCGGCGACGAGTTTTAGTCGGCAGACGAAGAAGAATGATTATGATGATTCAGGTTTATATTCTTCTTATTCACAtcatgataatgatgatgatgacgatgatgatgttTATCATAGGAGGATAACTCCTTATGATTCTGGCGAACTGATGTTCTCCATTTCAAGAGAATTGAAACCATCTACTCCAGCTAGGGTTGGGGCTATTAAG GCACCTCATGTGAGCACATTTCTTGGAAAAGCTGGTAGTGTAGGTCTTGAAGTGTTGGATACATTAGGAAGTAGTATGATAAATTTAAATGCTAATAGTGGATTTGTATCAAATATGGCTTCAAGAGGAAATAAAGTATCAATCCTTGCATTTGAAGTAGCTAACACCATTGTTAAAGGCTCCAATTTAATGCAATCACTTTCTCAAGAAAATATCAAGACTCTTAAAAAAGAGATTTTGCATTCAGAAGGCGTTCAGCTTTTAGTTTCCACAGATTCAAAGGAGTTGTTACGTATTGCAGCTTCTGACAAGAG GGAGGAACTTGATGTGTTTTCTAGAGAGGTTGTAAGGTTTGGGGATATGTGTAAAGATCCACAATGGCATAATTTGGGTCGGTTTTTTTCGAG ATTGGATACAGATCTGTTAACAAATCAACAGCTAAGAGAGGAGGCAGAAATTACTATGCAAGAATTGACCAATCTTGCTCAATATACTTCG GAATTATATCATGAGTATCATGCTTTAGGAAGATTTGAACAAGATTACAGACGTAAGCTTGAGGAAGTTGAAGCCTTGAATCTTCCTCGAAAAG GAGAGAGTCTCTCAATCTTACATAGTGATGTAAAACATCAAAGAAAACTCGTGAGAAGCTTGAAAAAGAAATCTCTTTGGTCTAAAAGTTTGGAAGAGATTGTGGAGAAGCTTGTAGATGTTGTCACCTACATCCATCAAGCAATTGTGGAGGCTTTTGATGAAAATG CTCCAAGTTCAACAATCAATGACAAAGAGGCCCATAAAAAGCCCGAAACATTAGGTGTTGCGGGGCTTTCTTTACACTACGCCAACTTAATCACTCAAATGGACAACATT gCATCTCGCCCTATTTCATTGCCTCCTAATATTAGGGACAATTTATACAACGGTTTGCCAACAAATGTCAAGACAGCTTTAAGATCTCGTTTGCAAGCACTTGACTCCAAAGAAGGG ATGACAATGCCTCAAATCAAGGCAGAAATGGAAAAAACACTCCAATGGCTGGTTCCAGTAGCTACAGATACCACCAA AGCACATCAAGGTTTTGGATGGGTGGGAGAGTGGGCAAACACGTG CAATGAGTTTGGGAAGAAGACAACAGGGGGAAACAATGTTATCCGGCTTCAAACACTTTATCACGCTGATAAACAGAAGATGGATCGGTACATACTTGAATTAATCATCTGGCTTCACCGTTTAATAAGCCTTGTGAGATTCAGAGACAAGGTTCCAAAATACGTTCCTGCTCGATCTCCACCTCCACCGAGTAACAATGGCGTTGTCGTAGATCCATCTCGATTGAAAGGCAATGGAAAGGTTCAACGCGTTCAGATCTCATTGGAAGATCGGAATCTTCTGGAGGAGGTGATGAAGCGAAGGATGTTGGTTCCCGGAATCAGCAAAAGTCAGGAATTCGTGATGGTGAAGAAGAAGAGATTGAAGGGTTTTGCATCGAGATCGAGTCGAAGCATGGGGAGCTCACCTAGGAGGGAATTAGGGTACACGAATGCCGATATGTTGGATGTTTTGGATGGTTTGGGTACAAGTTTTTAA